The Microbispora sp. ZYX-F-249 DNA window TCCCGCACGAGCGTGGTGAGGGCCGGGCCGAGCGGGGCGTCGAAGGTCATCAGCGCCTCACCGTCGCCCCGGGTCGGCCCCTGATTGATGATCGCCACGGGGATCGAGCGGGCGGCGGCGTGCCGCACGAACCGGTAGCCGGACATGACGGTCAGCGACGACCCCAGGACGAGCAGCAGACCGGCCCGTTCGGTGAGCGCGTAACACTCCTCGACCCGCGACGGCGGCACGTTCTCGCCGAAGAACACCACGTCGGGCTTGAGCACACCGCCGCAGCCCTCGCAGTCCACCGTGCGGAACGTCTCGACCTCGTCGGCGCCCAGCACCGCGTCCCCGTCGGGGTTGATCACCGCGTTGACCACCTCCCTTCGGGCGTGCCAGCCGGGGTTGGCCGCGCGCAGCCGCCGGTCGAGCGTGCGGCGCGGGGTGCGCCGCCCGCAGGCGAGGCAGCGCACCCGGTGCAGGCTGCCGTGCAGCTCCACCACCCCGTCCGCGCCCGCAGCCTGGTGCAGGCCGTCCACGTTCTGCGTGATGATCCCGGCGACCAGGCCGCGGCGCTGCAGCTCCGCGACCGCGCGGTGACCGTCGTTGGGCGCGGCGTCCACGATGTGGCGCCACCCCAGGTGGCTGCGGGCCCAGTAGCGCCTGCGGGCGGCGGCACTGCTGACGAAGGTGTGATAGGTCATCGGCTCGGCCCTGCGCCTGCGGCCGGTCTCCCCCCGGTAGTCGGGAATCCCGGATTCGGTCGACAGGCCGGCCCCGCTGAGGACCACCACCTCGCCGTCCGCCAGGAGATCGGCCAGCATGCCCCACCGCTCGGCGGTCCCCGCGTCGCGCACCACAGTCACGCTTCCATGGTGCCCGACGCCCCGCGCATGTCAGCCCCGGCCCTCCCCCAGCCGTACGTCGAAGATCACTTCGACCTCGTCGCGCAACTTGAGCGCACCGAAGAAGGCGGAGTAAGGGCGGATCCCCCACTGGGACTGCACGACGGTCACCCGGCCGCGCGCCCGCCCCTCCGCGAGCGCACCGTCCACCGTGACCGGCCGGGAGACCCCCACAATCGTCAGGTCGCCCTCGACGCGGAACGCCTCGGGACCGCCCTCCACCCGGGTCGACCGGAACGTGACCAGAGGGTGCTGATCCGCCTTGAGGACCT harbors:
- a CDS encoding NAD-dependent protein deacetylase, giving the protein MLADLLADGEVVVLSGAGLSTESGIPDYRGETGRRRRAEPMTYHTFVSSAAARRRYWARSHLGWRHIVDAAPNDGHRAVAELQRRGLVAGIITQNVDGLHQAAGADGVVELHGSLHRVRCLACGRRTPRRTLDRRLRAANPGWHARREVVNAVINPDGDAVLGADEVETFRTVDCEGCGGVLKPDVVFFGENVPPSRVEECYALTERAGLLLVLGSSLTVMSGYRFVRHAAARSIPVAIINQGPTRGDGEALMTFDAPLGPALTTLVRELA
- a CDS encoding YceI family protein, which produces MDVEAGTYALGPRSGRLLVLTGRAGLGAKAGHDLTIEVTRWRGEAVVTPGDPAGCRVTVEAEVASMRVREGTGGVKPLTDSDRVEIEKNMRDKVLKADQHPLVTFRSTRVEGGPEAFRVEGDLTIVGVSRPVTVDGALAEGRARGRVTVVQSQWGIRPYSAFFGALKLRDEVEVIFDVRLGEGRG